A single region of the Rhodococcus sp. W8901 genome encodes:
- the fdxA gene encoding ferredoxin has translation MTYTIAEPCVDVLDKACIEECPVDCIYEGGRMLYIHPDECVDCGACEPVCPVEAIFYEDDVPDQWTGYVSANVDFFDDLGSPGGAAKLGKVDFDPPLIKALPPMGEE, from the coding sequence GTGACCTACACGATTGCCGAACCGTGCGTCGATGTGCTGGACAAGGCATGTATCGAGGAGTGCCCGGTCGACTGCATCTACGAGGGTGGTCGCATGCTCTACATCCATCCGGACGAGTGTGTGGACTGCGGTGCGTGTGAGCCGGTGTGCCCCGTCGAGGCCATCTTCTACGAGGACGACGTGCCGGATCAGTGGACCGGATACGTGAGCGCGAACGTCGACTTCTTCGACGATCTCGGTTCGCCGGGCGGTGCCGCGAAGCTCGGCAAGGTCGACTTCGACCCGCCGCTGATCAAGGCGCTGCCCCCCATGGGCGAGGAATAG
- the pruA gene encoding L-glutamate gamma-semialdehyde dehydrogenase: MDAVTQVPAPHNEPVHSYAPRSPERDRLRKSLADHMSAAIEIPHVIGGKHRPGSGEPMEVVQPHRHSSILGTITNATYDDARAAIDAATAAAPAWRDLPFDERAAVLLRAADLLSGPWRETLAAATMLGQSKSVQQAEIDAPCELVDFWRFNVHFARAILADQPVSSPGVWNRLEYRPLEGFVYAITPFNFSAIAGNLPTAPALMGNTVIWKPSPTQTLAAYWTMRLLEAAGLPPGVINLLTGDGLAVSDVALSDPRLAGIHFTGSTATFHRLWREVGANIDRYRSYPRLVGETGGKDFVVAHPSADPAVLSTALIRGAYEYQGQKCSAASRAYIPRSLWSRMKDQFLAEVDALTYGDVSDLENFGGAVIDRRAYDKNVAAIERARGAAGVEIAVGGKYDDGVGYFVRPTVLLVDDPRDEALSKEYFGPILSVHVYDDSAPNAFADVLTAVDTSSAYALTGAVVADDRAAIEQASAALRYTAGNFYVNDKPTGAVVGQQPFGGARASGTNDKAGSPLNLLRWVSARTIKETFVPPTDYRYPHMEPGTGR, encoded by the coding sequence ATGGATGCCGTCACGCAGGTACCGGCGCCGCACAACGAACCGGTCCACTCCTACGCGCCGCGGAGCCCCGAACGCGATCGTCTGAGGAAGTCGCTGGCGGATCACATGTCCGCCGCGATCGAGATCCCGCACGTGATCGGTGGCAAGCACCGACCTGGCAGCGGTGAGCCGATGGAAGTGGTTCAGCCGCATCGGCATTCCTCGATCCTCGGCACGATCACCAACGCCACCTACGACGACGCCCGCGCGGCGATCGACGCCGCGACCGCGGCCGCGCCGGCCTGGCGGGACCTGCCGTTCGACGAGCGGGCCGCGGTGCTGCTGCGGGCGGCGGACCTGCTGTCCGGTCCGTGGCGCGAGACGCTGGCCGCCGCGACGATGCTGGGTCAGTCCAAGTCGGTGCAGCAGGCCGAGATCGATGCCCCGTGCGAGTTGGTCGACTTCTGGCGGTTCAACGTCCACTTCGCCCGGGCGATTCTCGCCGATCAGCCGGTCTCGTCGCCCGGGGTGTGGAATCGGCTCGAGTACCGGCCGCTCGAGGGGTTCGTGTACGCGATCACGCCGTTCAACTTCAGCGCGATCGCCGGCAATCTGCCGACCGCGCCGGCGCTGATGGGTAACACCGTGATCTGGAAGCCGTCGCCCACCCAGACCCTGGCCGCGTACTGGACGATGCGCCTGCTCGAGGCCGCCGGACTGCCGCCCGGGGTGATCAACCTGCTCACCGGTGACGGCCTCGCGGTGTCGGATGTGGCACTGAGCGATCCGCGACTGGCCGGCATCCACTTCACCGGATCCACCGCCACCTTCCACCGTCTGTGGCGCGAGGTCGGCGCGAACATCGACCGGTACCGCAGCTATCCCCGACTGGTGGGCGAGACCGGCGGCAAGGACTTCGTGGTGGCGCATCCGTCCGCCGATCCCGCGGTGTTGTCGACGGCGCTGATCCGCGGCGCGTACGAGTACCAGGGGCAGAAGTGTTCGGCGGCGTCGCGCGCCTACATCCCGCGGTCGCTGTGGTCGCGGATGAAGGACCAGTTCCTGGCCGAGGTGGACGCACTCACCTACGGCGACGTCAGCGATCTGGAGAACTTCGGCGGCGCGGTGATCGACCGGCGCGCCTACGACAAGAACGTCGCGGCGATCGAGCGGGCGCGGGGCGCGGCCGGAGTCGAGATCGCGGTGGGCGGCAAGTACGACGACGGCGTCGGCTACTTCGTCCGGCCCACCGTGCTGCTGGTGGACGATCCGCGCGACGAGGCGCTGTCCAAGGAGTACTTCGGCCCGATCCTTTCTGTACACGTGTACGACGACTCGGCGCCGAACGCGTTCGCAGACGTGCTGACCGCGGTGGACACGTCGTCGGCCTACGCGTTGACCGGCGCCGTCGTCGCCGACGATCGGGCCGCGATCGAACAGGCCTCGGCCGCATTGCGATACACGGCCGGGAACTTCTACGTCAACGACAAACCGACCGGGGCGGTGGTGGGTCAGCAGCCGTTCGGGGGTGCGCGCGCGTCGGGCACCAACGACAAGGCCGGCTCGCCGCTGAACCTGCTGCGGTGGGTCTCGGCCCGCACGATCAAGGAGACCTTCGTTCCGCCGACCGACTACCGCTACCCGCACATGGAACCCGGGACCGGTCGATGA
- a CDS encoding proline dehydrogenase family protein yields MTPSVLSNPLRPAILAAARSARVKSAVTRAPVTKSIVRRFVAGETRADAMAASSTLLAVGRAVSIDYLGEDTLDPAQARDTVVTYLELLAELGRLPQARDAVVRPIEVSVKLSALGQGLPVDGEKIALDHARTICAAAREHGAAVTVDAEDHTRTDSTLAIVRELRADFPWLGTVLQAYLRRTEGDCRDLSGAGSRIRLCKGAYREPESVAFRSRADVDASYGRCLAILMRGDGYPMVATHDPAIIASVDDLVRETGRGPDDFEHQMLFGIRDLEQARLVDAGRRVRVYVPYGGQWYGYFMRRLAERPSNLTFFLRSTLTRG; encoded by the coding sequence ATGACACCGTCGGTCCTGTCGAATCCGCTGCGGCCGGCGATCCTCGCCGCCGCCCGGTCGGCGCGGGTCAAGAGCGCGGTGACGCGCGCGCCGGTGACGAAGTCGATCGTGCGACGTTTCGTCGCGGGGGAGACGCGCGCCGACGCGATGGCGGCGTCGTCGACGCTGCTGGCGGTGGGACGGGCGGTGAGCATCGACTACCTCGGCGAGGACACGCTCGACCCGGCCCAGGCGCGCGACACCGTCGTCACGTACCTCGAGCTGCTGGCCGAACTGGGCCGCCTGCCGCAGGCGCGGGACGCCGTCGTGCGCCCGATCGAGGTGTCGGTGAAACTGTCCGCGCTCGGACAGGGCCTGCCGGTGGACGGGGAGAAGATCGCGCTCGACCACGCCCGGACGATCTGTGCGGCCGCGCGCGAGCACGGGGCCGCGGTCACCGTCGACGCCGAGGACCACACCCGAACCGACTCCACACTGGCGATCGTGCGCGAGCTGCGGGCCGACTTCCCGTGGCTCGGGACCGTCCTGCAGGCGTACCTGCGACGCACGGAGGGCGACTGCCGGGACCTGTCGGGGGCCGGCTCACGGATCCGGCTGTGCAAGGGTGCGTACCGCGAACCGGAGTCGGTGGCGTTCCGGTCCCGGGCGGACGTCGACGCGTCGTACGGGCGGTGTCTGGCGATCCTGATGCGCGGGGACGGCTACCCGATGGTCGCGACCCACGACCCGGCGATCATCGCGTCGGTGGACGACCTGGTTCGCGAGACGGGCAGGGGGCCGGACGATTTCGAACACCAGATGCTGTTCGGGATCCGGGACCTGGAGCAGGCTCGCCTGGTGGACGCCGGACGGCGCGTGCGCGTCTACGTGCCGTACGGCGGGCAGTGGTACGGCTACTTCATGCGCCGGCTCGCGGAGCGGCCGTCGAACCTGACGTTCTTCCTTCGCTCGACGCTCACCCGGGGCTGA
- the dapC gene encoding succinyldiaminopimelate transaminase: MPRNPVAKSLPDFPWDSLVSAKEKAQSHPDGIVNLSVGTPVDPVAPAIQAALSSVAAEPGYPTTHGTDALREATAASVARRYGMTGVDPAAILPVIGTKEAIAWLPRLLGLGAGDLVVIPEVAYPTYEVGALLAGARVLRADGTAQLGPENPALIFVNSPSNPTGKVLGVEHLRKVVAFARERGAIVASDECYLGLTWDADAVSILDPRVCDGDHTGLIAIQSLSKTSNLASYRAGFLAGDPALIAELLEVRKHAGMMMPTPIQAAMAAALADDEQEAEQRERYRRRRDVLLAAVRGAGFTVDDSEAGLYLWATRGEDCRDTVDWFAERGILVAPGDFYGPRGQKHVRIALTASDERIAAAAARLS; this comes from the coding sequence TTGCCCCGTAACCCGGTAGCCAAGTCCCTGCCCGATTTCCCGTGGGATTCCCTCGTGTCCGCGAAGGAGAAGGCGCAGTCGCATCCCGACGGCATTGTGAACCTGTCCGTGGGAACCCCGGTCGATCCGGTGGCTCCGGCCATCCAGGCCGCATTGTCGTCGGTGGCGGCCGAGCCCGGCTACCCGACCACGCACGGCACCGATGCGCTGCGCGAGGCCACGGCCGCGTCGGTGGCCCGCCGCTACGGGATGACCGGGGTGGATCCGGCGGCGATCCTGCCGGTGATCGGCACCAAGGAAGCCATCGCGTGGCTGCCGCGCCTGCTCGGTCTCGGGGCCGGCGACCTCGTGGTGATCCCCGAGGTTGCCTACCCGACGTACGAGGTGGGCGCGCTGCTCGCCGGTGCGCGGGTGCTGCGGGCCGACGGGACCGCGCAGCTGGGCCCGGAGAATCCGGCACTCATCTTCGTCAACTCGCCGTCGAATCCCACCGGCAAGGTGCTCGGGGTCGAACACCTGCGCAAGGTCGTCGCGTTCGCGCGCGAGCGGGGAGCGATCGTCGCGTCCGACGAGTGCTACCTGGGTCTGACGTGGGACGCCGACGCGGTCTCGATCCTCGACCCGCGGGTGTGCGACGGCGACCACACGGGCCTGATCGCGATCCAGTCGCTGTCGAAGACGTCGAACCTCGCCAGCTACCGGGCCGGCTTCCTCGCGGGCGACCCGGCGCTGATCGCCGAACTGCTCGAGGTCCGCAAGCATGCGGGCATGATGATGCCGACGCCGATACAGGCCGCGATGGCCGCTGCGCTCGCCGACGACGAGCAGGAGGCCGAGCAGCGTGAGCGGTACCGGCGTCGTCGCGACGTCCTGCTCGCCGCAGTCCGTGGAGCAGGTTTCACGGTCGACGACTCGGAGGCCGGGCTGTACCTGTGGGCCACCCGCGGTGAGGACTGCCGGGACACCGTCGACTGGTTCGCCGAGCGCGGCATCCTCGTCGCGCCGGGAGACTTCTACGGCCCGCGCGGGCAGAAGCACGTGCGGATCGCCCTCACCGCGTCCGACGAGCGGATCGCCGCGGCGGCAGCGCGTCTGTCCTGA